The following are from one region of the Prevotella communis genome:
- the mutT gene encoding 8-oxo-dGTP diphosphatase MutT: MKHIEVVAAIMHDDEGRIFATQRGYGDYKDGWEFPGGKMEAGETPEEALKREIWEELETRIVVERLMQTVEYDYPQFHLTMHCFWCHVESGSLTLKEHEAARWLTKDQLDTVDWLPADVKVVEMLKM; the protein is encoded by the coding sequence ATGAAACACATAGAAGTTGTAGCAGCAATTATGCATGATGACGAGGGTCGCATCTTTGCCACTCAGCGAGGATATGGCGACTATAAAGACGGTTGGGAATTCCCGGGCGGAAAGATGGAAGCTGGGGAAACACCTGAGGAGGCGCTGAAGCGTGAGATATGGGAAGAGCTGGAAACGAGAATCGTGGTGGAACGGTTGATGCAGACCGTGGAATATGATTACCCGCAGTTCCATCTCACCATGCATTGTTTTTGGTGTCACGTGGAGAGTGGCTCACTAACATTAAAGGAGCATGAGGCCGCCCGCTGGCTCACGAAGGATCAGCTGGACACCGTCGACTGGCTTCCAGCGGATGTGAAGGTGGTGGAAATGCTTAAGATGTAA
- the hisD gene encoding histidinol dehydrogenase, translated as MNIIKYPKQEEWAEICQRPHLDITQLQATVNTVLSDVRTRGDEAVKEYEERFDHAVLTSLAVTEAEIDEAERLVSEELKAAIVLAHENIHQFHAAQKFEGHKIQTREGVTCWQKSVAIEKVGLYIPGGTAPLFSTVLMLATPAKIAGCREIVLCTPPNREGKVNPAILVAARVAGVSKIFKAGGVQAIGAMAYGTQSVPKVFKIFGPGNQYVMAAKQQVSLGEVAIDMPAGPSEVCVLADETANPAFVAADLLSQAEHGIDSQVLLISTSEDMMQQVQAEVERQLNLLPRKEIAQKALENSRMVLVASADEMMALSNAYAPEHLIIQTKNYDEMAAQVINAGSVFLGQYACESAGDYASGTNHTLPTHGYATAYSGVNLDSYCRKITFQHLSEEGVRQIGHAVELMAGAEQLDAHKNAMSVRLNAIEK; from the coding sequence ATGAACATTATCAAATATCCCAAACAGGAAGAATGGGCAGAAATCTGCCAGCGTCCACATCTGGACATCACACAGCTGCAGGCCACGGTCAATACCGTGCTCAGCGATGTGCGCACAAGGGGTGACGAAGCCGTGAAGGAATATGAAGAGCGCTTCGACCATGCCGTGCTCACATCCCTGGCTGTCACAGAGGCTGAAATCGACGAGGCCGAGCGCCTGGTTAGTGAGGAACTGAAAGCCGCCATCGTACTGGCCCATGAAAACATCCATCAGTTCCATGCTGCCCAGAAGTTCGAAGGCCATAAGATTCAGACGCGTGAGGGTGTGACCTGCTGGCAGAAGAGTGTCGCTATCGAGAAAGTAGGACTGTATATCCCCGGAGGCACCGCCCCACTCTTCTCTACCGTCCTCATGCTGGCCACGCCTGCCAAGATTGCCGGATGCCGTGAGATAGTACTCTGCACGCCTCCCAACCGCGAGGGCAAGGTGAATCCCGCCATCCTCGTAGCAGCCCGTGTGGCTGGCGTCAGCAAGATTTTCAAGGCTGGTGGCGTTCAGGCTATCGGCGCCATGGCCTACGGCACACAGTCTGTGCCCAAGGTCTTCAAGATATTCGGTCCTGGCAACCAGTATGTGATGGCTGCCAAGCAACAGGTATCGCTGGGCGAGGTGGCTATCGACATGCCAGCTGGTCCCAGTGAGGTATGCGTCCTGGCCGACGAGACCGCCAATCCTGCCTTCGTGGCTGCCGACCTCCTCTCACAGGCTGAGCACGGCATCGACTCCCAGGTACTGCTCATCAGCACCTCCGAGGACATGATGCAGCAGGTTCAGGCCGAGGTGGAACGCCAGCTCAACCTCCTGCCCCGTAAGGAGATAGCCCAGAAGGCACTCGAGAACAGTCGCATGGTACTTGTTGCCTCTGCCGACGAGATGATGGCGCTCTCTAACGCCTACGCGCCCGAACATCTCATTATTCAGACCAAGAACTACGACGAGATGGCTGCTCAGGTCATCAATGCCGGTAGCGTCTTCCTGGGACAGTATGCCTGCGAGAGTGCCGGCGACTATGCCAGCGGCACCAACCACACGCTGCCTACCCACGGCTATGCCACGGCCTATAGCGGCGTCAATCTCGACAGCTACTGCCGCAAGATCACCTTCCAGCACCTCAGCGAAGAGGGCGTACGCCAGATAGGTCATGCCGTAGAACTGATGGCAGGTGCCGAACAGCTGGATGCCCACAAGAATGCGATGAGCGTTCGATTGAACGCAATCGAGAAGTGA
- a CDS encoding ATPase, with translation MNNHSVLIADSGSTKTDWAFMGRRVQTQGINPFHQDEDTIRGILKDELLPQLTSDIRHLTSILFYGSGVRPELEEKMQRLLQEAFPQAGHVEAHGDLLGAARALCGHQEGIACILGTGANSCLYDGERIVENTPPMGYILGDEGSGAVLGVRFLNALYKNRLSNVVKVAFEAYMEMSMAQVIDRVYRQPMANRWLASLSTFIHQQIGNPQIEQLVIDNFRDFIQRNITPYQRKDLPINAVGSIAFYYKEQLEKAVKAEGYTLGKIVRSPLDALVEME, from the coding sequence ATGAACAATCACTCTGTATTGATAGCTGATAGCGGAAGCACGAAAACAGACTGGGCTTTTATGGGCAGGCGCGTGCAGACGCAGGGCATCAATCCCTTTCATCAGGACGAAGACACAATACGCGGAATCTTGAAAGATGAACTGTTGCCACAGCTGACGTCAGACATCAGACATCTTACATCAATCCTCTTCTACGGCAGTGGGGTGCGCCCTGAACTGGAAGAGAAGATGCAGCGGTTGTTGCAGGAGGCTTTCCCGCAGGCAGGGCATGTGGAGGCTCACGGCGACCTGCTGGGTGCGGCACGTGCACTTTGTGGTCATCAGGAGGGCATCGCCTGCATACTGGGAACGGGGGCAAACTCATGTCTGTATGACGGCGAGCGGATTGTGGAGAACACGCCACCAATGGGCTATATACTGGGTGACGAAGGTAGTGGAGCAGTACTTGGAGTAAGGTTTCTTAATGCGCTGTATAAGAATAGGTTATCAAACGTCGTAAAAGTGGCTTTTGAGGCTTATATGGAGATGTCGATGGCACAGGTTATTGACCGTGTGTATCGTCAGCCGATGGCTAACAGGTGGTTGGCTTCGCTCTCTACTTTTATTCATCAGCAGATAGGAAATCCGCAGATAGAGCAGTTGGTGATTGATAACTTCCGCGACTTTATCCAACGAAATATAACGCCTTATCAACGAAAGGATCTGCCCATTAATGCTGTGGGCAGTATCGCGTTCTATTATAAGGAACAATTAGAAAAGGCCGTCAAAGCAGAAGGCTACACACTGGGAAAAATAGTGCGTAGCCCTCTGGATGCGTTAGTCGAGATGGAATAA
- the rhaM gene encoding L-rhamnose mutarotase: protein MKRFAFKMFLKPGFEEEYEKRHAAIWPELKQMIKEQGVQNYSIYWDKDTNILFAYQECTKEGNSQDTENVDPITQRWWDMMADIMEVNPDNSPVTIPLPELFHLD from the coding sequence ATCAAAAGATTCGCATTCAAGATGTTCCTGAAGCCAGGCTTCGAGGAAGAGTACGAGAAACGTCACGCCGCCATCTGGCCAGAACTCAAACAGATGATTAAAGAACAAGGAGTACAAAACTACAGTATCTACTGGGACAAAGACACCAATATTCTCTTTGCCTATCAGGAGTGTACCAAAGAGGGTAATTCGCAGGATACGGAGAACGTGGACCCTATCACCCAGCGCTGGTGGGACATGATGGCCGACATCATGGAGGTGAACCCCGACAATTCGCCAGTCACCATTCCCCTACCCGAGTTATTCCATCTCGACTAA
- the hisG gene encoding ATP phosphoribosyltransferase codes for MLRIAVQSKGRLFEDTMQLLSEADIKVSASKRTLLVEATNFPLEVLYLRDDDIPQSVASGVADIGVVGENEFVEKGAEADIISRLGFSKCRLSLAIPKDIDYKGLEWFNGKTIATSYPVILKKFLTDNHINAEIHVITGSVEISPGIGLADAIFDIVSSGSTLVSNNLREVEVVMKSEALLIGHPGMSQEKKDLLNQMLFRFEAVREAEDKKYVRMNAPKARLQEIISVLPGLKSPTIIPLADEEWCSVHTVLDQKRFWEIIGQLKELGAQGILVTPIEKMIL; via the coding sequence ATGCTTAGAATTGCAGTACAATCAAAAGGTCGCCTCTTCGAGGACACGATGCAGTTGCTTAGTGAGGCCGACATCAAAGTAAGTGCCAGCAAGCGTACGCTTCTGGTCGAGGCAACCAACTTCCCCCTGGAAGTACTCTATCTGCGCGATGATGATATTCCCCAGAGCGTTGCCTCTGGCGTGGCTGATATCGGCGTAGTAGGTGAAAACGAATTTGTAGAGAAGGGTGCCGAGGCCGACATCATCTCTCGTCTGGGTTTCAGCAAGTGCCGTTTGTCGCTGGCTATCCCCAAGGATATCGACTACAAAGGTCTTGAGTGGTTCAACGGCAAGACCATCGCTACGTCATATCCCGTTATCCTGAAGAAATTCCTGACCGACAATCATATCAATGCCGAGATTCACGTGATTACCGGTAGCGTGGAGATCAGCCCGGGTATCGGACTGGCCGACGCTATCTTCGATATCGTGAGCAGCGGTTCTACCCTGGTCAGCAACAACCTGCGCGAGGTAGAGGTAGTGATGAAGAGCGAGGCCCTGCTCATTGGCCACCCCGGCATGAGTCAGGAGAAGAAAGACCTGCTCAACCAGATGCTGTTCCGTTTCGAGGCCGTTCGTGAGGCTGAGGACAAGAAATACGTACGGATGAATGCTCCCAAGGCCCGTCTGCAGGAGATCATCAGCGTGCTGCCTGGTCTGAAGAGTCCCACCATCATTCCTCTGGCCGACGAGGAGTGGTGCTCAGTACACACCGTGCTCGACCAGAAGCGTTTCTGGGAGATCATCGGCCAGCTGAAGGAACTGGGTGCTCAGGGCATTCTGGTGACACCAATCGAGAAGATGATCCTCTAG
- a CDS encoding 30S ribosomal protein S16, producing MATKIRLQRGGRKSYAFYSIVIADARAPRDGRFTEKIGSYNPNTNPATVDLNFDRALYWVENGAQPTDTVRNILSGEGVYLMKHLKGGVKKGAFDEATAQKKFDAWKADKQKGLDKVAAEVAKAKKDAEAKALAEEKKVNEAIAKKVADKKAAAAAAEAEVEAPAEAEAAAEEAPAEA from the coding sequence ATGGCAACAAAAATCAGATTGCAGCGCGGTGGCCGTAAGAGCTATGCTTTCTACAGCATCGTAATCGCCGACGCTCGTGCACCACGTGATGGTCGTTTCACTGAGAAGATTGGTTCTTACAATCCTAACACCAATCCCGCCACGGTAGACTTGAATTTCGACCGTGCATTGTACTGGGTAGAGAATGGCGCACAGCCTACTGATACCGTACGCAACATCCTCAGCGGTGAGGGCGTTTACCTGATGAAGCACCTTAAGGGTGGCGTGAAGAAGGGCGCTTTCGACGAGGCTACTGCACAGAAGAAGTTCGATGCATGGAAGGCTGACAAGCAGAAGGGTCTTGACAAGGTAGCAGCCGAGGTAGCTAAGGCTAAGAAGGATGCTGAGGCAAAGGCTCTCGCTGAAGAGAAGAAGGTTAACGAGGCAATTGCTAAGAAGGTAGCTGACAAGAAGGCAGCTGCTGCTGCAGCAGAGGCTGAGGTAGAGGCTCCCGCAGAGGCTGAGGCAGCTGCAGAAGAGGCTCCCGCAGAGGCTTAA
- the hisC gene encoding histidinol-phosphate transaminase, with protein sequence MFSLEKLTRKNIWNLAPYSCARNEFSGTTATVFLDANENPYGIDNLNRYPDPLQLEVKKLIEKVKGIPTAYTFLGNGSDEAIDLMYRCFCEPKEDNVVAIEPTYGMYKVCADINDVEYRPVLLDENYQITADKLLAACDAHTKVIWICSPNNPTGNDINRDEIVKVLNGFEGIVVVDEAYSDFSAQRPLRFELPRYPNLVVLNTLSKAWASAAIRLGMAFASPAIIDILNKVKYPYNVNLLSQQQAIKVLSDPDEVDRWVQLIMQERTRMMQAFSQLSICEKVYPTNANFFLTKVTDAQRIYDYLVSQGIIVRNRTRVQLCNNCLRITIGTRNENSELIGALRQYK encoded by the coding sequence ATGTTTAGTCTTGAAAAACTGACTCGAAAGAATATTTGGAATCTTGCGCCCTATAGCTGTGCGCGCAACGAGTTCTCTGGCACCACGGCCACCGTGTTCCTGGATGCCAACGAGAACCCCTACGGCATAGACAACCTGAACCGCTATCCTGACCCCCTGCAGCTGGAAGTAAAGAAGCTCATCGAGAAGGTCAAGGGCATTCCTACAGCATACACCTTCCTGGGCAATGGCAGCGATGAGGCCATCGACCTGATGTACCGTTGCTTCTGCGAACCCAAGGAAGATAATGTGGTGGCTATCGAGCCCACCTACGGCATGTACAAGGTATGTGCCGATATCAATGATGTGGAGTATCGTCCCGTATTGCTCGACGAGAACTACCAGATTACAGCCGACAAGCTCCTCGCAGCCTGCGACGCCCACACCAAGGTTATCTGGATCTGCAGCCCCAACAACCCCACCGGTAATGATATCAACCGCGACGAGATTGTGAAGGTGCTCAACGGTTTCGAAGGCATTGTCGTGGTCGACGAAGCCTATAGCGACTTCTCTGCCCAGCGCCCCCTGCGCTTCGAACTGCCCCGCTACCCCAACCTCGTGGTGCTCAACACCCTGAGCAAGGCATGGGCCTCTGCCGCTATCCGCCTGGGCATGGCTTTCGCCTCACCCGCCATCATCGACATCCTCAACAAGGTGAAGTATCCCTATAATGTCAACCTCCTCTCACAGCAGCAGGCCATCAAGGTGCTGAGCGACCCCGACGAGGTAGACCGCTGGGTACAGCTCATCATGCAGGAGCGCACCCGTATGATGCAGGCCTTCAGCCAACTGTCTATCTGCGAGAAGGTATATCCCACCAATGCCAATTTCTTCCTGACAAAGGTCACGGATGCCCAGCGCATCTACGACTACCTGGTCAGCCAGGGCATCATCGTGCGCAACCGCACCCGCGTGCAGCTCTGCAACAACTGCCTGCGCATCACCATCGGCACCCGCAACGAGAACAGCGAGCTAATAGGTGCCCTCCGTCAGTACAAATAA
- a CDS encoding sigma-70 family RNA polymerase sigma factor produces the protein MEDSILNKYLDEIGREQLLSEEQEARLSARILQGDERALNRLIEANLRFVVVIARQYQGQGLSMEDLVSEGNLGLMKAARKFDATRGLRFVNYAVVFIRQQIEKAVRKESDEQRVESTRDGQTRSVDAPLGSKANVSLLSVLVNADSPQADQRVYNASLEDAIERSLQTLNERETVVVNAYFGIGEERQTMAEIAERMSLKRERVRQIRDRAVRRLKKNMKLFRK, from the coding sequence ATGGAAGATAGCATACTGAATAAATACCTCGACGAGATTGGTCGCGAGCAACTGCTCTCCGAAGAGCAGGAGGCCCGCCTCTCGGCTCGTATCCTTCAGGGCGACGAGCGGGCGCTGAACCGCCTGATCGAGGCTAACCTGCGTTTCGTCGTTGTCATTGCCCGCCAGTATCAGGGACAGGGCCTGTCTATGGAAGACCTCGTCAGCGAGGGCAACCTGGGTCTGATGAAGGCTGCACGTAAGTTTGACGCCACGCGCGGACTGCGATTCGTCAACTATGCCGTGGTCTTTATCCGTCAGCAGATAGAGAAGGCGGTGCGCAAGGAGAGCGACGAGCAGCGTGTGGAGAGCACCCGCGACGGACAGACGCGTTCGGTGGATGCCCCACTGGGTTCCAAGGCCAATGTTAGTCTGCTGTCCGTACTGGTCAATGCCGACTCCCCACAGGCCGACCAGCGTGTCTATAATGCCAGTCTGGAGGATGCCATCGAGCGTTCGCTGCAGACGCTCAACGAGCGCGAGACCGTCGTCGTCAATGCCTACTTCGGTATTGGTGAGGAGCGTCAGACTATGGCCGAGATAGCCGAGCGCATGTCGTTGAAGCGTGAGCGTGTACGCCAGATACGCGACCGCGCCGTGCGGCGCCTGAAGAAAAACATGAAGTTATTCCGAAAGTAA
- a CDS encoding CotH kinase family protein — MKQELSILIPIYNSDCTSQVAALSRQAEAIEGLKYEIIVADDGSDRMDDGRWMMDDGQLSAFPHVRFIRREQNVGRAAIRNFLCNEAQYAWLLFMDGDMTIPSDDFVRRWLDADVEQVGYGGYIIGRGEETNLRYLYERQCEAMHTAEERRKRPFMHFHTCNFLISKPLMQQYPFDERFHHYGYEDVLFGKRLRQAGIRIVHPDNPAGFFDYEDNAHFVSKTEEGLRTLHNFHNDLRGYSQMITFVDGIHIGAVKSVIRLWHRLFGKWERRNLCSQKPSLRLFKLYKLGYFLSLAKLLLIFILSTPIAAQTPFITAITERGYNENVQDLSDSMTIKIDEPTLAFVNLTGFSQLPTKKTDIQKGYLEMYDGNGHYFRKPVTLNGQGDYTMRYPKKNFSCHFTDATWNEDGAPDLKFGDWVKQDGFHLKAFYTDYIRGLGEAAYKLFSQMIADRPPYWERGGYYESSKARCFPDGFPCIVYVKGNFYGIYAWQLKKHRKNMNQKKARATHIHLDGNLNDQYLFKGTISWNRFEVRTPKTLYTVQGNVYDGNSPKELIDENSPLYIVDDEPDSIRKAKELSAEVKQHIQELSQYWSVLTDIEAQEASIEQMRQEIEQRFDTDALIDYAVHYYFTRNGDGSQKNWQWFTYDGHRWMVTPYDLDQTFGVGLYGNIEPPYRPVEKLTSGPFYWINKYYADDIADRYITLRENGVFDYDNVVAIIDDWRARIGEAFYAAEEERWPLSPCYSDAVCNSGWETVPLDDPEYYLSEQGSYKATKEYHAGDVCWLEGRLWRATTTITGVKPFITNANKDSEERIHNWVKGRIEFLDAYFAYTPDAIEDIIIAESPKDKRLEGIYTLAGIKISTPLTGKTYIFRYYDGTSRKVHIQ; from the coding sequence ATGAAGCAAGAGCTATCAATATTAATACCTATATATAATAGTGACTGCACCAGTCAGGTGGCAGCATTAAGCCGGCAGGCGGAAGCTATCGAGGGTCTCAAGTACGAGATTATCGTAGCCGACGACGGGTCGGACAGGATGGATGATGGAAGATGGATGATGGATGATGGACAATTGTCCGCTTTCCCCCATGTGCGTTTCATTCGCCGTGAGCAGAATGTGGGCCGTGCAGCCATCCGCAATTTCCTTTGCAACGAGGCGCAGTATGCCTGGCTGCTGTTCATGGATGGCGACATGACCATTCCCTCCGACGATTTCGTACGTCGCTGGCTCGATGCCGACGTGGAGCAGGTGGGCTATGGCGGCTATATCATTGGTCGTGGCGAGGAGACCAACCTGCGCTATCTGTACGAAAGACAATGCGAGGCGATGCATACTGCCGAGGAGCGCAGGAAGCGTCCCTTCATGCATTTCCATACGTGCAACTTCCTGATTTCCAAGCCCCTGATGCAGCAATATCCCTTTGACGAGCGCTTCCATCATTACGGCTATGAAGACGTTCTCTTCGGCAAGCGTCTCAGACAGGCAGGCATCCGGATTGTCCATCCCGACAATCCCGCAGGATTCTTCGACTACGAGGACAACGCCCATTTCGTCAGTAAGACAGAGGAAGGTTTGCGCACGCTCCATAATTTTCATAATGACCTGCGCGGCTACTCCCAGATGATCACCTTCGTAGATGGCATCCATATCGGAGCCGTAAAGAGTGTTATCCGCCTATGGCACCGCCTCTTTGGCAAATGGGAACGCCGTAACCTCTGTAGCCAGAAGCCCTCGCTCAGGCTTTTCAAACTATACAAGCTAGGCTATTTCCTATCGCTGGCGAAACTCCTGCTTATATTTATCTTATCTACCCCTATTGCAGCACAGACACCCTTTATAACGGCCATCACGGAACGAGGCTACAACGAGAATGTCCAAGACCTGAGCGATTCTATGACCATTAAGATTGACGAACCTACACTGGCATTCGTCAACCTGACCGGCTTTTCCCAACTGCCTACAAAAAAGACTGACATACAAAAGGGCTATCTGGAGATGTACGACGGCAACGGACACTATTTCCGAAAACCCGTAACCCTGAACGGCCAAGGCGACTATACCATGCGCTACCCCAAGAAAAACTTCTCATGCCATTTCACCGATGCCACTTGGAACGAAGACGGGGCTCCTGACCTGAAGTTTGGCGACTGGGTGAAACAAGACGGTTTTCATCTCAAGGCTTTCTATACCGACTACATCCGTGGACTCGGAGAGGCAGCCTACAAACTATTCAGTCAGATGATAGCCGACCGACCACCTTATTGGGAACGCGGGGGCTATTACGAGAGCAGCAAAGCCCGTTGTTTCCCTGACGGATTTCCCTGTATCGTTTATGTCAAAGGCAATTTCTACGGCATCTATGCCTGGCAGCTAAAGAAGCACCGCAAGAACATGAACCAGAAGAAAGCCCGCGCTACCCATATCCATCTGGACGGTAATCTGAACGACCAATACCTCTTCAAAGGAACAATCAGTTGGAACCGTTTCGAGGTGCGCACGCCTAAAACGCTCTATACCGTTCAGGGAAATGTCTACGACGGTAATAGTCCGAAGGAACTCATCGACGAGAACAGTCCGCTCTACATCGTAGATGACGAGCCAGACAGTATCCGCAAGGCCAAGGAATTGTCTGCCGAGGTGAAGCAACATATTCAGGAGCTAAGCCAATACTGGTCAGTCCTGACAGACATCGAGGCCCAGGAAGCCAGCATCGAACAGATGCGACAGGAGATAGAGCAACGTTTTGACACAGACGCACTTATCGACTATGCCGTACATTACTATTTCACCCGCAATGGCGACGGTTCCCAGAAAAACTGGCAATGGTTTACCTACGACGGACATCGATGGATGGTGACTCCCTATGATCTTGACCAGACCTTCGGTGTAGGACTCTATGGCAACATAGAACCGCCCTACCGTCCTGTAGAGAAACTGACATCGGGCCCTTTCTACTGGATTAACAAATACTATGCCGACGATATCGCAGACCGTTATATCACCCTGCGAGAGAATGGTGTGTTTGACTATGACAACGTGGTGGCTATCATCGACGATTGGCGAGCACGCATAGGCGAAGCGTTCTATGCTGCGGAAGAGGAACGCTGGCCTCTGAGTCCTTGCTATAGTGATGCCGTCTGCAATAGTGGATGGGAGACTGTGCCGCTGGACGACCCAGAGTACTACCTCTCAGAACAAGGTTCCTATAAAGCCACAAAAGAATATCATGCTGGTGACGTATGCTGGCTTGAGGGCAGACTATGGCGGGCCACCACTACAATCACAGGCGTAAAACCATTCATCACCAATGCCAACAAAGACAGCGAAGAACGTATCCATAATTGGGTGAAGGGCCGTATCGAGTTCCTTGATGCCTACTTTGCCTATACGCCCGATGCCATTGAAGATATTATCATAGCAGAATCCCCAAAGGACAAGCGTCTTGAGGGCATCTATACGCTTGCTGGCATCAAGATCAGCACCCCTTTGACAGGTAAAACCTATATATTCAGATATTACGACGGTACCTCACGTAAGGTACATATCCAATAA
- a CDS encoding YggS family pyridoxal phosphate-dependent enzyme — MYPVKEKLNEVRQSLPQGVQLVAISKFHPEEYITAAYEEGQRVFGESHEQELSRKVQSLPSDIEWHFIGHLQTNKVKYIAPYISMIEAVDSLKLLREIEKQAAKAGRVVRVLLELHIAEEATKYGLTLDACRQLLADGEWRQMEHVQICGLMMMASNVDDEAQIAQEFQTAARFFDEVKQQYFATDDAFCERSWGMSHDYHIAVQSGSTMVRIGTTIFGPRVY, encoded by the coding sequence ATGTATCCTGTTAAAGAGAAATTAAACGAAGTGCGTCAGTCGCTCCCTCAGGGGGTGCAGCTCGTGGCTATCAGTAAGTTCCACCCCGAGGAGTATATTACTGCGGCCTACGAGGAGGGCCAGCGCGTCTTTGGCGAGAGCCACGAGCAGGAACTGTCCCGCAAGGTGCAGTCGTTGCCCAGCGATATCGAGTGGCATTTCATCGGTCATCTGCAGACCAACAAGGTGAAGTATATCGCCCCTTATATCTCGATGATCGAGGCGGTGGACTCGCTGAAGCTGTTGCGCGAAATCGAGAAACAGGCTGCCAAGGCCGGTAGGGTGGTGCGCGTGCTGCTGGAACTGCATATCGCTGAGGAGGCTACGAAATACGGACTCACCCTCGATGCCTGCCGCCAGCTGCTGGCCGATGGCGAGTGGCGACAGATGGAGCACGTCCAGATCTGCGGACTGATGATGATGGCTTCGAATGTGGACGACGAGGCGCAGATAGCGCAGGAGTTCCAGACGGCTGCCCGTTTCTTCGACGAGGTGAAACAGCAGTATTTCGCTACCGACGATGCCTTCTGTGAGCGCTCCTGGGGCATGAGCCACGACTACCACATCGCTGTGCAAAGCGGTTCCACCATGGTGCGTATCGGTACCACCATCTTCGGACCCCGCGTATATTAA